One Moritella sp. Urea-trap-13 genomic window carries:
- the secF gene encoding protein translocase subunit SecF, producing the protein MFEIIKTERTIHFMKMAKPAFILSALLVLLSISSIAIKGINWGLDFTGGTVIEVGYDKPADLEVIRPLLAAEGFSDAVIQHFGSSRDVLIRIAPREGVDSAHLGSQMLTALQGYDKSVEMRRIEFVGPNVGDELTEQGGLALIAALICILLYVGVRFEWRLASGAVAALAHDVIITLGIFSALEIEFDLTILAALLTVIGYSLNDTIVVFDRIRENFRRMRIDDSVEIMDVSLTQTLSRTLITSGTTLMVLVSLFLKGGALIHGFALALLIGIVVGTYSSIYVASALALRLGVTRETMLPPVIEKEGADQDPMS; encoded by the coding sequence ATGTTTGAAATTATTAAAACAGAACGCACGATCCACTTTATGAAAATGGCTAAACCGGCGTTTATATTATCTGCGCTATTAGTTCTTTTATCGATATCTTCAATTGCTATTAAAGGCATTAATTGGGGTCTTGATTTCACCGGTGGTACGGTGATCGAAGTAGGTTATGACAAACCAGCGGATCTTGAAGTGATTCGTCCGTTGTTAGCAGCTGAAGGCTTTAGTGATGCGGTTATTCAACATTTCGGCTCAAGCCGTGATGTATTGATCCGTATCGCTCCACGTGAAGGTGTGGACAGTGCTCACCTTGGTAGTCAAATGCTGACTGCATTACAAGGTTACGATAAAAGCGTAGAAATGCGTCGTATCGAGTTTGTTGGTCCCAACGTCGGTGATGAATTAACCGAGCAGGGTGGCCTAGCGCTGATTGCGGCGTTAATTTGTATCCTACTTTATGTTGGTGTACGTTTTGAATGGCGTTTAGCTTCTGGTGCGGTAGCAGCATTGGCACATGACGTTATCATCACACTTGGTATCTTCTCGGCGTTAGAGATTGAATTTGATTTAACTATTTTAGCGGCGCTATTGACCGTTATTGGTTATTCATTGAATGATACTATCGTGGTATTTGACCGTATTCGTGAGAACTTCCGTCGCATGCGCATTGATGACTCTGTGGAAATCATGGATGTATCATTAACGCAGACATTATCACGTACGTTAATCACGTCAGGTACAACATTAATGGTATTAGTATCATTGTTCCTGAAAGGTGGTGCTCTGATCCACGGTTTTGCTTTAGCATTGCTAATCGGTATCGTGGTTGGTACATATTCATCGATTTACGTAGCGAGTGCATTAGCACTGAGGCTTGGCGTAACGCGTGAAACTATGTTACCACCAGTGATTGAAAAAGAAGGCGCAGACCAAGACCCAATGTCGTAA
- a CDS encoding rhodanese-like domain-containing protein: MAHSQRFLDLCNEARKVVKECSCADVKQWQDEGKQFVLVDVREESEWAASRISGAEYIGRGVIERDLEAKYPELDTCIVLYCGGGYRSALSAEFIQRMGYTDVISMDGGIREWKMKGYPISS, from the coding sequence ATGGCTCATAGTCAACGATTTCTAGATTTATGTAACGAAGCCCGTAAAGTAGTTAAAGAATGTAGCTGTGCTGATGTGAAGCAGTGGCAAGACGAAGGTAAGCAATTTGTGCTTGTTGATGTACGTGAAGAAAGCGAATGGGCTGCAAGTCGTATCAGCGGTGCTGAATACATTGGCCGTGGTGTAATCGAGCGTGACCTAGAAGCTAAATATCCTGAGCTAGATACGTGTATCGTACTGTATTGCGGTGGCGGTTATCGCTCAGCATTATCAGCTGAGTTCATTCAACGTATGGGCTACACAGATGTTATCTCAATGGATGGCGGTATCCGTGAGTGGAAAATGAAAGGTTACCCGATTAGTTCATAA
- the secD gene encoding protein translocase subunit SecD codes for MLNKYPLWKYLMVIATIAICLLYATPNLYGEDPAVQVSAARGAAIEVSTLDKVKAELDKQAISYKSVSLEQNQVLIRLTDSEQQLLASEVLKEQLGQTFIVALNLAPATPDWLQSIGAEPLKLGLDLRGGVHFLLEVDMQEALVKAEDQMLQDFRTDLREEKLRYTAVRKDSNGVTVRFRDAETRDKAEQFLKTKYPDLLLNDSENNGQFSVSAKMTEAKLAEIKEYALQQNITIIRNRVNQLGVAEPLVQRQGADRIVVELPGVQDTAGAKEILGATATLEFRLVDNKADPYSTRVPAGSKKYTTRDGRPVVLKKQVILTGNHITGATSSLDEFSRSQVNIDLDSQGGSKMSRATKKAIGTSMATVFIEYKPTGEKTADGKSKLQKMEEVINVATIQAQLGRSFRITGLDSSNEAKNLALLLRAGALVAPVQIVEERTIGPSLGKQNIENGLAAMIYGMIAIVIFMAIYYRKFGLVANVALSANIIMIIGIMSMIPGATMTLPGIAGIVLTIGMAVDANVLVFERIREELKEGCSVQQAIHRGYDNALSTIADANITTLLTAIILFAVGTGAIKGFAITLAIGIAASMFTSIIGTRAIVNFLWGNKKIDKLSI; via the coding sequence TTGTTAAATAAATATCCTCTGTGGAAGTATCTAATGGTGATCGCTACGATCGCCATTTGTTTACTCTATGCCACACCGAATCTATACGGGGAAGACCCCGCTGTTCAAGTTTCTGCTGCACGTGGTGCTGCTATTGAAGTCTCAACACTCGATAAAGTAAAAGCAGAACTCGATAAACAAGCCATTTCTTATAAAAGTGTTTCATTAGAACAAAACCAAGTATTAATTCGCTTAACTGATAGCGAACAGCAATTACTTGCTAGTGAAGTATTAAAAGAGCAACTTGGTCAAACCTTCATTGTCGCTTTAAACCTTGCCCCTGCAACCCCGGACTGGCTACAAAGCATTGGCGCTGAACCACTAAAATTAGGTCTTGATTTACGTGGTGGTGTTCACTTCTTACTTGAAGTTGATATGCAAGAAGCGTTAGTGAAAGCTGAAGATCAAATGTTACAAGACTTCCGTACCGATTTACGTGAAGAAAAGCTGCGTTATACCGCAGTGCGTAAAGACAGTAACGGTGTGACAGTGCGTTTCCGTGATGCTGAAACTCGCGATAAAGCAGAACAATTCCTTAAAACTAAATATCCAGACCTACTGTTAAATGACAGCGAAAATAATGGTCAATTTAGTGTATCGGCAAAAATGACTGAAGCAAAACTTGCTGAAATCAAAGAATATGCCCTGCAACAAAACATCACTATTATCCGTAACCGTGTAAACCAATTAGGTGTAGCTGAGCCGCTAGTTCAGCGCCAAGGTGCAGACCGCATTGTGGTTGAATTACCGGGTGTTCAGGACACTGCTGGTGCTAAAGAAATCTTAGGTGCAACGGCAACCCTAGAATTCCGCTTAGTTGATAATAAAGCGGATCCTTATAGTACTCGTGTACCTGCTGGTAGTAAAAAATACACTACGCGTGACGGTCGTCCAGTTGTTCTGAAGAAACAAGTTATCTTAACGGGTAACCACATCACAGGTGCAACATCGAGCTTAGATGAGTTTAGTCGTTCACAGGTAAATATCGATCTTGATTCGCAAGGCGGCAGTAAAATGTCTCGTGCGACGAAGAAAGCAATCGGCACATCAATGGCAACGGTATTCATTGAATACAAGCCAACGGGTGAGAAAACCGCTGATGGCAAATCTAAACTGCAGAAAATGGAAGAAGTAATTAACGTTGCTACTATTCAAGCGCAATTAGGTCGTAGTTTCCGAATTACAGGTTTAGACAGTAGCAACGAAGCTAAAAACTTGGCGTTATTATTACGTGCAGGTGCGTTAGTTGCGCCAGTGCAAATCGTAGAAGAACGTACCATTGGTCCTAGCTTAGGTAAGCAAAATATCGAAAACGGCTTAGCAGCGATGATTTATGGCATGATTGCAATCGTTATCTTTATGGCTATTTACTATCGTAAATTTGGTCTGGTTGCTAACGTTGCCTTGTCTGCAAACATCATCATGATCATTGGTATTATGTCGATGATCCCTGGTGCGACAATGACGCTACCTGGTATTGCCGGTATCGTATTAACCATTGGTATGGCTGTCGATGCCAACGTATTGGTATTTGAACGTATCCGTGAAGAGCTTAAAGAAGGCTGTAGTGTTCAGCAAGCGATTCATCGTGGTTATGATAATGCATTATCTACCATTGCCGATGCGAATATTACTACGCTATTAACCGCAATCATCTTGTTTGCTGTTGGTACGGGCGCGATTAAAGGTTTCGCTATTACGCTAGCAATTGGTATTGCCGCTTCTATGTTTACTTCAATCATTGGTACACGTGCAATCGTGAACTTCCTTTGGGGTAATAAAAAGATCGATAAACTTTCAATCTAA
- the yajC gene encoding preprotein translocase subunit YajC, with the protein MSFFIANAVAAEGIPTPAGGGYEMLIMLGIFGVIFYFMIYRPQAKRQKEQKSLMSSLSKGEEVLTVGGIVGRITKISEGNDYIVISIADATNITIKRDYIAAVLPKGSMQSL; encoded by the coding sequence ATGAGTTTTTTCATTGCAAATGCAGTTGCTGCTGAAGGTATTCCAACTCCAGCTGGTGGTGGTTACGAAATGTTGATCATGTTAGGTATTTTTGGTGTGATCTTTTACTTCATGATCTATCGCCCACAAGCGAAACGTCAAAAAGAACAGAAGAGCCTAATGTCATCGTTGTCAAAAGGTGAAGAAGTACTTACTGTTGGTGGCATCGTAGGTAGAATAACAAAGATTTCTGAAGGTAATGATTACATTGTGATCTCGATTGCTGATGCAACAAATATCACGATTAAACGTGATTACATTGCCGCTGTATTACCAAAAGGTAGCATGCAGTCGCTTTAA